The sequence TTTCTCCTCAACCTGCGCAAAACAGACCCGGCGCTGGCCGACGAAGTGACGCGCGAATACGACCGGATCCGTTCCCAATGGGATCGTCCGGCGCCTGTAAAGCCCTAGGCATCATCGTTACGGCATAATAAAAAGCGGTCCCCGCCAGGGACCGCTTTTCTTTTACCCGTTTTCCCGCAACCTTGTCGTAAGGAGCAACCCAACCAGCGCGATGACCACCAGGGCGGTGAAGATATCGACAAAGCCGTCTCGCGGACGGCCCACGCCCGTCGCCGCCGCCAGCAACCCGCCCATGACGACGGGACCGAGCGTATTGCCGAAGGATCGAATGACGGTCATCACCGCCAGGCCGCTTGACACCTCCCGCTTCTCGACCTCACTCATGACCAGCGTGTTCAACGGCGAGCCGACGATCAGCCCCAAGCCGCCTCCGAGCAGGATGAAGCCAGAGGTGACGCTCAGGATGTGGACGGTCGTCACATCGGCAGGCGAACCGATCCGCTCGACCAGCATAGCCAGGACGACAGACCCGGCGGCGGTGGCGCCAAAACCAAGGGAAAGGGTCCGGGAAGCGCCGAAGCGATCGACGATAAAACCGCCGAGGGGCGCTGTGACCACACTGGCCAGGGCCAGGGGCACAACCATGTAGGAGGCCTTCCCGGCCGGAAAGTGCAGGACATACTCCACATAGGCGGGCAGGAACAGAACCGTCAGCATCACCATGCCGGACAGCGCCGCCAAGGCGAAGACCGTCACGAGCCGGGGGTTTTGAAAAAAGGCGGGGTTGACGACCGGATCTTCAGCCTTCCCCTCCACCCGGATGAGCAGCGGGATGAGGAGCAGGCCGGCCAGCAGAAAGAGATAGACGTTGGGCATCCACACGCCGGACCAGCCCTTTTGCCCCTGAATGTGGGTGAGTCCCAGCATGAAGCAAAAGATGACCGCCCCGACGAGCAGTGCGCCGCGCCAATCCATGGCCTTGACCTGAGGATCCAGATCTTCGGGCACGCCGGCGGCCAAGAGGATGATCAGCGCCGCCGCCGGGATGTTGATCAGGAACAGCCAGGGCCAGGACAGATACTGGATGACGACCCCGCCCAGGATCGGCGCCACGATCGAAGCCATCCCCCAGGTGGCCCCATAAAGGCCCAGCGCTCTCCCCCGCTGTTCCTTGGGAAAAGCGAGGCCGATCTCCGCCACGGCCACCGGCAGGATGCCGCCGCCGCCCAAAGCCTGCACGGCCCGGCCGGCCAGCAGCTGATACAGATTTCCAGAGAAACTGCAAATCAGCGAACCGGCGGCAAAGAGAGCCATGCCGGTCATGAAGATGCGCCGCCGGCCATGACGATCGGCCAGCTTGGCCGTGATCGGCATGGACACGGCGTAGACGAGCGTATAGACGGTGACCGCCCAGACGCCCCATTTGGGCGATATGTCAAAATCACGAACGATCGTCGTCAGCGCCGGTCCGATGATGCCCTGATCGAGGGCGCCTAAAAACACGCCCGACAAAAAGGTGACAAGGATGCGAATCTGCTGGACGGTCAAGGAGAATCCTTCTTTCCGTTGATAGTCACTCGTAGTTTTTTGTTATTGAAGTCGATAGCAAAAGCGTTTTCATTCCTGTTTTTTCGTACAATCATGGCATATTTAATTTATTTTCGTCAAAAAGACGGAATATCCTGCGTGGAAGGATCGGTCTCGACCTCCGGCGAAATAGCAACAGCACGATTCCATCGGGCAGACGACATACGACATAGGAAAGACAACCGAGAAAGAAGACGAATAAAGAATGCAGAAAAAAACCACAGGGAAGATCACCTGGGTAAACCTGCTGGGAGGATTCGAATGACACGAGAACACAGCAAAAAGGGCGCCACGGAACTGCCCCATCCCTTGATGCGCAATTCCAACGCGCCGCAGAACCGCACCCTTTTTCTCGAAGCCGACGATTGGCAGCGCTACAGCGAGATCCCCTCGATTGACGAACTGGGCTGTGACAATGTGACCGTTCATCGACCGATCGGCAACGAACAGTTCGACGATGGACGTCTCGATGATGAACGACTCGACGAAGGGCGACCTGACGATCATCGAGCTGCTGAAGAGCACCATGAGCGCTGGCAAGCAGACCGGATTTACTGCGGCGACGCGCTAGCAGGGTTGTCACGACTGCCGGACCAGTCGGTCGATCTGATTTTCGCCGACCCGCCCTATTTTGGATTGAAAAAAGATTATGGGTCGGGCAAACGTTCCAACCCCTGGAAACGGCTCGACGAATACATCGAATGGAACCGCGCCTGGCTGGCCGAGGCGGCTCGCCTGTTAAAGCCCCATGGCGCCATCTACGTCTGTTGCGACTGGGAGTATTCCGGGCGCCTTCAGGAACTGCTCTCTGAACCCTTCAAGGTCCTGAACCGGATCACCTGGCGGCGCGAGAAGGGCCGCGGCGCCGCGAAGAACTGGAAAAACAACATGGAAGATATCTGGTTCGCCGTCGTTGACAGCGCCCAATACATCTTCAATTTGGAAGAGGTAAAGTTTCGCAAGGAGATCATCGCCCCTTACACCACCGCCGACGGGAAACCGAAGGACTGGGTGGAAACCGATACGGGCGAGCGCTTTCGCATGACCTGCCCGCCCAACATCTGGACCGATCTGACGGTGCCTTTCTGGTCCATGCCCGAAAACACACCCCACCCCACCCAGAAACCAGAAAAACTCGTTGAGCGGTGCATCCTCGCCAGCAGCCACCCCGGCGCGCTCGTGCTCGATCCCTTCATGGGCTCCGGCACAACCGCCGCCGTCGCCCGCCGGCTCGGCAGGCGGTTCATCGGCTTTGAGACGAACGAGGATTACATTCGTTTGGCGTTGAAGCGGCTTGATCGGATGGAACAGATGGAACAGATGGATTAGGCGGAACAGGTGGATTAGGGTGGAACAGGCGGATCAGGGGACAGGAACATAATCGATACACTTCTTCCCCTGCCAGGAGTTGCGCTCCTCCAACAGTCGGTCGATCCCTTGTAGCGTTCCCCATTTGCGGGTGATCCACTGGGGCGCCACGAGCAACTCTTGGGGGGCGTCGCCGGTGAGCCGTTGAATCACCATCTCCGGCGGCAGGATCTCCAAGGTGTCCACAACGAGGCGGACATAACTGTCCCGGTCGAGCAACGGCGCCTCCCCGGCCGCATGCCAATCGGCGAGGCGGGTGCCTTTCATCACATGGAGGGAGTGAAACTTGACGCCCTGCACATCCATGGCGGCGACGGCCCGGCCAGTCTCCGCCATGGCCGCTTCCCCCTCACCAGGGAGTCCATAGATGATGTGGACACAGACGCGGATGCCGCGAGCGCGCAGCTTTTCCAGGGCCCGATAGAAGGTTGCCGCATCATGCCCCCGGTTGATTCGCCGCAGGGTGTCGTCATGGATGCTCTGCAATCCCAACTCGACCCAGAGGTAGGTGCGG comes from Heliomicrobium gestii and encodes:
- a CDS encoding MFS transporter yields the protein MTVQQIRILVTFLSGVFLGALDQGIIGPALTTIVRDFDISPKWGVWAVTVYTLVYAVSMPITAKLADRHGRRRIFMTGMALFAAGSLICSFSGNLYQLLAGRAVQALGGGGILPVAVAEIGLAFPKEQRGRALGLYGATWGMASIVAPILGGVVIQYLSWPWLFLINIPAAALIILLAAGVPEDLDPQVKAMDWRGALLVGAVIFCFMLGLTHIQGQKGWSGVWMPNVYLFLLAGLLLIPLLIRVEGKAEDPVVNPAFFQNPRLVTVFALAALSGMVMLTVLFLPAYVEYVLHFPAGKASYMVVPLALASVVTAPLGGFIVDRFGASRTLSLGFGATAAGSVVLAMLVERIGSPADVTTVHILSVTSGFILLGGGLGLIVGSPLNTLVMSEVEKREVSSGLAVMTVIRSFGNTLGPVVMGGLLAAATGVGRPRDGFVDIFTALVVIALVGLLLTTRLRENG
- a CDS encoding DNA-methyltransferase, whose translation is MTREHSKKGATELPHPLMRNSNAPQNRTLFLEADDWQRYSEIPSIDELGCDNVTVHRPIGNEQFDDGRLDDERLDEGRPDDHRAAEEHHERWQADRIYCGDALAGLSRLPDQSVDLIFADPPYFGLKKDYGSGKRSNPWKRLDEYIEWNRAWLAEAARLLKPHGAIYVCCDWEYSGRLQELLSEPFKVLNRITWRREKGRGAAKNWKNNMEDIWFAVVDSAQYIFNLEEVKFRKEIIAPYTTADGKPKDWVETDTGERFRMTCPPNIWTDLTVPFWSMPENTPHPTQKPEKLVERCILASSHPGALVLDPFMGSGTTAAVARRLGRRFIGFETNEDYIRLALKRLDRMEQMEQMD
- a CDS encoding TIGR01212 family radical SAM protein (This family includes YhcC from E. coli K-12, an uncharacterized radical SAM protein.); this encodes MTSQNEKTPQFWGDKRYHSWNHHLRARFGEKVMKVSLNAGLTCPNRDGKVGSGGCVFCCPQGSGACAGDPSEAIRDQFRQVRERLKSKWAQGKYIAYFQAFSNTYGDPSLLRLLYEEALAQEGVVGLSLSTRPDCLPDDVLDLLAELNGRTYLWVELGLQSIHDDTLRRINRGHDAATFYRALEKLRARGIRVCVHIIYGLPGEGEAAMAETGRAVAAMDVQGVKFHSLHVMKGTRLADWHAAGEAPLLDRDSYVRLVVDTLEILPPEMVIQRLTGDAPQELLVAPQWITRKWGTLQGIDRLLEERNSWQGKKCIDYVPVP